The Mesoterricola silvestris sequence TCATCCCGTTCTTAACCTGGATAACAAGCAGGTGGACACCGTCGAGCTCATGGCCGAGGTGTTCAAGCTTGAAGAGATCAACAATCACCTGATCTGGGAATCCGTGCGGCACCACCTGGCCAGGCGCCGGGCCGGCACCGCCAAGACCAAGGACAAGTCCGAGGTCTCCGGTTCGGGTCGCAAGCTGTGGAAGCAGAAGGGCACCGGCCGCGCGCGCGTCGGTTCCATCCGCTCCATCATCTGGAAGGGCGGCGGCACGGCCCACGGCCCCAACCCCCGCAGCTTCGATTACGCGTTCCCCAAGCGGGCCCGCCGTTCCGCCCTGCGCAACGCCCTCTCCGCGAAGTTCGCTTCCGGCCAGGTCGTGGTCGTGGAGAACTGGACCGTGGATTCCCACAAGACCAAGGCCCTCATCGCGACCCTCGCCAAGCTGGGCGTCGCGGGTTCGGCCCTCCTGGTGGGCACCTCCGACAAGGCGACCCTTGCCGCGGGCAACAACCCCAAGCTCCACACCATCGAGAGCCTGGGCGTCAACGTCTATGACCTTCTGAAGTTCGACCAGGTTGTCTTCTCCAAGGAAGCCATCCTGGCCCTCCAGGAAGTGGTGAAGCCATGACCAAGATTTTCGAAGTGATCCGCAAGCCCCTTCTCACCGAGAAGGGCCAGCTCCTGCGCGAGGCCAACATCCAGGTCTTCGAGGTCGCCGTCTGGGCCTCCAAGCACCAGATCAAGGAAGCCGCCGAACTCCTTCTCCAGGCCAAGGTCAAGTCCATCCGCACCGTCAAGATGCCCAGCAAGAGCAAGCGCCTGGGCCGCTGGATGGGCACGACCGGCAGCAAGAAGAAGGCCTACATTGAACTGGTCGAGGCCACCGAGGCCGCGCAGTAACGACCGTTCTTCCATTCGCCGGGCGGACAAGAAATGCCACTATCGCCCGGCCCTTTTGAGGCATGAGGATAACCATGAGCATCAAGCTGCTCAAGCCCACGACCCCCGGTCAGCGGGGCATGTCCAAGCAGGGATTCGAGGAGATCACCACCGATCGCCCCGAGCGCACCCTCCTGGGCACCCGCAAGCGTTCCGGCGGCCGTTCCAACACCGGCCGCGTCACCACGCGCCACATCGGCGGCGGCCACAAGCGCCGCTACCGCGTCATCGACTTCAAGCGCAACAAGGCTGACGTTCCGGCCCGGGTCGCCACCATCGAGTACGACCCCAACCGCTCCGCCCGCATCGCGCTGCTGATCTACGCCGACGGCGAGAAGCGCTACATCCTGGCCCCCGACGGCCTGGAAGTGGGGCGCACCGTCCTCTCCGGCAAGAACGCGGACATCCTGGTGGGCAACTCCCTGCCCATCAAGAACATCCCCCTCGGCACCGAAGTCCACAACATCGAGCTGAAGCCCGGCAAGGGCGGGCAGATCGCCCGCGCCGCCGGCACCTTCGCCCAGGTGGTGGCCAAGGACGTCGACTACGCCCAGCTGCGCATGCCCTCCGGCGAGATCCGCAAGATCCACGTGGAGTGCTTCGCCACCATCGGCAAGGTCGGCAACCTGCAGCATGAGAATGTCGCCCTGGGCAAGGCCGGCCGCAGGATCTGGCTGGGCGTTCGCCCCACGGTCCGCGGCGTGGTCATGAACCCGGTGGATCACCCCCACGGCGGCGGCGAAGGCCGCACCTCCGGCGGCCGTCACCCCGTGACGCCCTGGGGTCAGCCGACTCGCGGCTTCAAGACGCGCTCCAACAAGCGCACCACCAAATTCATCATCAAGCGGATCAACTAGGAGGGGTATTCATGGCTCGTTCGCTTAAAAAAGGTCCGTTCATCGATGCCCACCTCCAGAAGAAGGTGGACACCGCCCAGCAGCAGGGCGACAAGCGGGTCATCAAGACCTGGTCGCGCCGCTCCACCGTGGTCCCCACGATGATCGGCCTCACCATCGCCGTGCACAACGGCAACAAGTTCATCCCTGTCTACGTCACTGACAACATGGTGGGCCACAAGCTGGGGGAGTTCTCCCTGACCCGCACCTTCAGGGGCCACGCCGGCAAGTCCGACGCCAAGGCCAAGGGGAAGTAAGATGACGACCATCGTTAGCAGCGCCACGCTCCGGCACCTGCGGGGATCGGCCCAGAAGGCCCGGCTCGTGATCGATCTGATCCGGGGCAAGAAGGTGGGCGAGGCCCAGTGGATCCTGGCCTCCACCAAGAAGTACGCCGCCGACCACATCAAGAAGATCCTGGACTCCGCGGTGGCCAACGCCATCGACAAGGATGCCGCCGTCAATCCCGACGAACTCTTCGTCAAGAGCGCGTTCGTGGACGAGGGCTTCCGCATGAAGCGCGTCCGCCCCGCCCCCATGGGCCGGGCCTACCGCGTGCAGAAGCGCACCTGCCACATCACGCTCCAACTCGGTCGGGAGGAATAGACCATGGGTCAGAAAGTTCATCCGTACGGCTTCCGTATCGTCCACAACAAGAACTGGCACTCCAAGTGGTTCTCCAAGCGTGAGTACGCGACCCTCCTCCACGAGGACCTCAAGCTCCGCCGCGAACTGAAGAAGCAGCTCCACGGCCTGAACGCCATGGTGTCCAAGATCGACATCGAGCGCGCCGCCGACAAGGTGACCGTCCGCATCTTCACCGCCCGCCCCGGCATCGTCATCGGCCGCAAGGGCGCCGAGATCGACAAGCTCCGCGAGGAGCTCCAGGCCAAGCTCAAGCGTCCCGTGAGCGTCGACATCCAGGAGATCAAGAAGCCCGAGATCGACGCCCAGCTGGTGGCCGAGGGCGTCGCCCAGCAGCTCGAGCGCCGCATCGCCTTCCGCCGCGCCATGCGCAAGGCGGAGGAAGCCGCCATCCGTTTCGGTGCCAAGGGTTTCAAGATCAAGGTTTCCGGTCGACTGAACGGCGCCGAGATCGCCCGCACCGAGGACTATCTCTCCGGCCAGATGCCCCTCCAGACGATCCGGGCCAACGTTGACTACGGCTTTGCCGAGGCCAACACCACCTACGGCATCATCGGCGTCAAGGTGTGGGTGAACCTCGCCGAAGCCGCCGTCGAAACCGTGAAGCGCTGAGGTAACAGCCATGTTGATGCCCAATAAGGTAAAGCACCGCAAAGTCCAGAAGGGCCGCACCTGCGGCGTTTCGACCCGCGGCAACGAGATTTCCTTCGGCGATTACGGGCTCAAGGCCCTGGAGCACTGCTGGCTCACCAACCGGCAGATCGAGGCCGCCCGTATCGCCATGACCCGCCACATCAAGCGCGGCGGGCGCATCTGGATCCGGATCTTCCCCGACCGGCCCACCACCAGCAAGCCGGCCGAGACCCGCATGGGTTCCGGCAAGGGCGCGCCCGATGGCTGGGTGGCCGTGATCCGTCCCGGCCGCATCCTGTTCGAGATGGAAGGTGTGGACGAAGCCACTGCGAAGGAGGCCCTGCGCCTCGCGCAGATGAAGCTCTCCGTGGCCACCGAGTTCATCTCCCGAACCCCCCCGGAAGAGTGAGAGGCACGAGATGAACAAGAAGAATCCATTCAGCGAACTGGCCGGCAAGAGCATCGAGGAGCTGGCGCAGCTGGAGGCCGATCTGGCCGCCAAGCGCTTCACCCTGCGCTTCCAGCATGCCGTGGGACAGGTGGAGAACACCGCCGAGATCCGCAAGACGCGCCGCGAACTGGCCCGCGTCAAGACCGCCCTCAAGTCCAAACTGGCTGTGTGAGGAAACCATGAGCCTAGAACATAAGATGATTCGCAGTGGCGTGGTGGTCTCCAACAAGGCCGACAAGACGGTGGTGGTGAAGGTGGAGCGCAAGTTCCAGCACCCCCTGTACTCCCGGACCGTGAAGCAGACCGCGAAATTCATGGCCCATGACGAGACCAACGCCTGCCAGATCGGCGACGTGGTCAAGATCGTGGAGTCCCGTCCCCTTTCCAAGCGCAAGCGCTGGATGGTCCTGGAGATCACCCAGAAAGCTGGCGAGTAAGGAGCCGATATGATTCAGATGGGATCCATGCTAACCGTCGCCGACAATTCCGGCGCCAAGAAGATCTGCTGCATCCTGCCCCTGGGCGGCGGTGTGGGCAGGATCGCCCAGCTGGGCGATGTGATCACCGCTTCCGTCAAGGAAGCCATCCCGGGCGGCACGGTCAAGAAGAAGGCCGTCGTCCAGGCCGTCATCGTCCGCCAGCGGAAGGCCTTCCGCCGCAAGGACGGCTCCTACATCCGCTTCGACGAGAACGCCGCCGTCATCATCAAGAAGGATGGCGAGCCGGTGGGCACCCGCGTCTTCGGACCCGTGGCCCGCGAACTGCGCGAGCGGAAGTACATGAAGATCGTTTCCCTCGCCCCTGAGGTGCTCTAATGGATAAGCCGACCAAGATGAAGCTCAAGAAGGGCGACGAAGTGGTCGTCATCGCGGGCAAGGAAAAGGGCAAGCGCGGCCAGATCGCCAAGGTCCAGCCCGCCACCAACAAGGTGGTGGTGTCCGGCCTGAACATGATCAAGAAGGCCACCAAGCCCAACCAGCAGACCGGTGAAGGCGGCGGCATCATCTCCAAGGAGGCCCCCATCCACGCCTCCAACGTGATGCTCATCGACCCCACCACCCAGAAGCCCACCCGCAAGCGGGCCCAGTAAGAATTTTCCATTCCATTCCTTCACATCCGTGAGAGAATGGCCCTTCCGCCGATGGATCTCCGTCGGCGGAAACAATTGACAACCGAGGTTGGAAGGAAACGGGCCGGACCGCCGGTGCCAAGCCCTTCCGCCCTCCCGAACCCTGGGGATGTAGTCGTCCCCCGGAAATGGAGGAACGAATGCCCAACAATGCGGAACCCCGCATCAAGTCCCGCTACCACGCCGAAGTGGCCGGGAAGCTCCGAACGGAATTCGGGTACACCTCTGCCATGCAGGTGCCCCGTCTCAACAAGATCGTCATCAACATGGGCGTCGGCGACGCCATCCAGAACATCAAGGTCCTGGACGTCGCCGTGGAGGAGCTCACCGCCATCGCCGGCCAGAAGGCCGTCGTGCGCAAGGCCAAGAAGAGCGTCGCCCAGTTCAAGCTGCGCGAGGGCATGCCCATCGCCTGCATGGTGACCCTCCGTGGCAACCGCATGTGGGAATTCCTGGACCGCCTGGTGAGCCTGTCGCTCCCCCGCGTCCGCGACTTCCGCGGCGTGCCCACCAAGTCCTTCGACGGCCGCGGCAACTACACGCTGGGCCTCAAGGACCAGCTGATCTTCCAGGAGATCGACTACTCCAAGGTTGAAAAGATGAAGGGGATGAACATCACCTTCGTGACTTCAGCGCCCACGGACCCCGAGGCCCGTGCCCTGCTTGCCCACCTGGGCATGCCTTTCCGGAAATAGGGAGCCCCCATGGCAAGCACCAACAAGATCTTCAAGGATAGCGTCAAGCCCAAGTTTTCCACTCAGCACCGGAACCGCTGCAAGGTGTGCGGCCGTCCCCGGGGCTACATGCGCAAGTTCGAACTCTGCCGCCTTTGCTTCCGCAAGCACGCCCTCGCCGGCGAGCTCCCGGGCGTCCAGAAGTCCAGCTGGTAAGGAGAGGCATCCATGAACACTGATCCGATCGCCGATTACCTCACCCGCCTCCGCAATGGCATCATGGCCGGCCACGACGCCGTGGTCGTGCCCGCCAGCAAGATGAAGGAGCGCCTCTCCGCCATCCTGAAGCAGGAAGGCTACATCCACGGCTACAAGGCCGTCGAGCACGAGGGCCGCGACTACCTCATCATCCAGGTCAAGTACGTGAAGAACGGGGAATCCGTCATCCACGGCCTCAAGCGCATCTCCAGCCCCGGCCTCCGCGTCTACGCGGGCGTCAAGGAGATCACCGAGGTCCAGGGCGGCCTGGGCATCTCCATCCTCACGACCCCCAAGGGCCTGCTCACGGGCAAGGACGCCCGCAAGCAGAACCTGGGCGGTGAAGTCCTGGCCCACGTCTGGTAGAAACCGCTCTCCAACCTTTTCCAAGGAAACCATCATGTCTCGCATCGGAAAAAAGCCAGTGGCACTGCCGTCAGGCGTCAAAGTGACCATCCACGGGGCTGAGGCCGTCGTCGAAGGCGCCAAGGGCAAGCTCTCCTGCCCGATCCCCCAGGGGATCAGCCTCGAAGTCGCGGCCGATTCCATCAACCTTACCCGTGTCAACGACGAGGCCCAGAACCGGGCCTTCCACGGCCTCACCCGCGCCCTGATCAACAACGCCGTCGTCGGCGTGACCACGGGCTGGAAGAAGGAACTGGACATCGTCGGCGTCGGCTACAAGGCTGCCATGGAAGGTGAAACCCTCCGCCTCGACCTGGGCTACAGCCACCCGATCAACTATGTCGCTCCCCAGGGCATCGCGATCGCCGTGGAGAAGAACACTCACCTCGTCGTGACCGGGATCGACCGCCAGCTGGTCGGCCAGGTCGCCGCGGACATCCGCAAGTACCGGAAGCCGGAACCCTACAAGGGCAAGGGCGTCCAGTACACGGGTGAAGTCATCCGCCGCAAGGCCGGCAAGACCGGGAAGTAGGGAGCAACCATGGCTAACGACATCTCGATCCGCCGTCAGAAGACCAAGACCCGCATCCGGGGCCGCATTTCCGGCACCCCCGAGCGTCCGCGTCTCACCATCTACAAGAGCCTCAAGAGGATCTACGTGCAGGCCGTGGACGACACCCAGGGTGTCACCATCGCCGCCAGCAGCTCCCTCGAGAAGGGCCTGCGGGAAACCCTGGCCTCCGGCTCCAACATCGCAGCCGCCAAGGCCGTCGGGGAGAGCATCGCTGCTCGCCTGAAGGAAAAGGGCATCACGTCCGTGGTGTTCGACCGAAACGGTTATGTCTATCACGGCCGCGTCAAGGCGCTGGCCGATAGCGCCCGGGCTGCCGGGCTCCAGTTCTAGGAGGGTGAGGAACATGGCATACAATGCACCAGACACCAAGCCCCAGTCCCAGAGCGGCGACCAGCAAGGCGAAATGAAGGACCAGGTCATCTACGTGGGCCGCGTCACCAAGGTCGTGAAGGGGGGCAAGAACTTCTCCTTCAGCGCGCTGGTGGTCGTGGGCGACGGCAATGGCAAGGTGGGCTACGGCCTCGGCAAGGCGCTGGAAGTGCCTTCCGCCATCAAGAAGGGCATCGAGAGCGCCAAGCGGAACATGATCACCGTTCCCGTGTCGCCCAACCGGAGCCTGCCCCATCCCATCACCGGCCGCTTCGGCTCCGGTTCGGTTCTCATGAAGCCCGCCCCCGAGGGCACCGGCGTCATCGCCGGCGCCGCGGTGCGCGCCATCATGGAAGCCGCCGGCATCAACAACGTGCTCACCAAGAGCCTCGGTTCCTCCAACCCCCACAACGTGGTCCGCGCCACGTTCGAGGGCTTCAAGAACCTCATGGATCCCTACACGGTCATGACCAACCGTGGCCTGGATCAGGCGGAGGCCTAAATGTCCCAGCTCCTCGGCAAGCAGGTCGTCCTGACCCTGAAGCGTTCCACCATCTGCACCGTGCCCAAGCACCGCGCCTTCATCCAGACCCTCGGTCTCAAGACGATCGGTGATACGCGCGAGTGCGAATACACGCCGAATGTGCATGGCATGGTCAAGCTCATTCCGTACCTCATCGACGTCACGGTGAAGGGGTAAGTCATGAAGCTCAATGAACTGAGGCCCGCAGAGGGCGCCACGAAGAACCGCAAGCGCATCGGCCGGGGCAAGGGCTCCGGCAACGGCAAGACCGCCGGAGCCGGCGAAAAGGGCCAGAAGTCCCGCCGGGGCTACAGCTCCCAGCGCGGCTTCGAGGGCGGCCAGATGCCCCTGCACCGCCGCCTTCCCAAGCGCGGTTTCACCAATATCCATGCCATCCAGCTCCAGGAGCTGGGCCTGGACTTCATCAGCGCCCACTTCGCCGAGGGCGAGACGGTGTGCCTGGAAGCCATGAAGGACAAGAACCTGCTCGCCCCCAAGATGGGCGGGATCGTCGTCCTCAAGCGCGGCGAGCTCACCCACAAGATCACCGTGGTGGCCGACCGGGTCACCAAGGGCGCGCGGGAGGCCATTCTGGCCGTGGGCGGCACCATCCAGGAGCCCCCCTGCTCCAAGCAGGCGGCCAAGTAATCCTCTCCGTTAGGATCTGAATCGCATGGAAAAGCTCCGGCAGTTGTTCTCCAACCCCGAACTTCGCAAGCGCCTCCTGTTCACGCTCATGATGCTGGTGATCTACCGGCTGGGCGTGCACGTGTCGGTGCCCGGCGTCAACGCCGAAGCCCTGGCCAAGAACCTGGGCAAGGCCGGGGATCTGTTGAACGTGGTCGATCTGTTCTCGGGCGGCGCCTTCAAGAAGTTCTCGGTGTTCGCCCTGGGCATCACCCCGTACATCACGGCCAGCATCGTCCTCCAGCTCATGGGCGCGGTGGTGCCGACCCTTGAAAACCTCCAGAAGAAGGAAGGGGAGGCCGGCCGCCAGAAGATCAACCAGTGGACCCGGTACCTCACCGTGGGCCTGGCCTTCATCCAGGGCTTCGGCATCGCCTCCCTGGCCCAGAGCCTCGGCCCCGACGTGGTCATCAACCCCGGCCTCGGGTTCAAGTTCCTGTGCGCGTTCACGTTGTCCACCGGAACCCTCTTCGTCATGTGGATCGGCGAGCAGATCACGGACCGGGGCGTCGGCAACGGCATCTCCCTCCTGATCTTCGCCGGCATCGTGGCCGGGCTGCCCAAGGCCCTGGAAACCATCGGCACCATGTTCCTGGCGTCCCTCAAGGGCGCCGGCAACGTGGCCCCGCCGGGCGTCTTCCTGCTCCTGCTGGCCTCCATGTCCGTGGTGCTCCTGGCCGTGGTCCTGGTGGAGAACGCCTACCGGAACATCCCCATCCACTACGCCCGGCGCGTGGATTCCTCCCGCATGGCCAGCCAGCGGAGCTCGTACCTGCCCCTCAAGGTGAACACCGCGGGCGTCATGCCGGTGATCTTCGCCAGCTCGGTGATCTTCTTCCCCGCGACCATCGCGCAGTTCACCCGGTGGGAGTGGCTGAGCAAGGCCTCCAGCTACATCAGCCCGCAGTCCCACTTCTGGACCTACACCCCCATCTTCGTGGGCGTGGTCATCTTCTTCGCCTTCTTCTACACCAGCATCGTCTTCAATCCGGATGAGACCGCCGACAACATGAAGCGGTCCGGGGGCTACATCCCCGGCATCCGGCCCGGAAAGGAGACCTCGGTCTACATGGACAGCATCCTGTCGAAGCTCACCTTCGCGGGCGCCGTGTACCTGGCCCTGGTTTCCATCGTTCCCCTCGTGATCACCAATTCCATGCCGGGTCTGAACTTCTACTTCGGCGGCACCTCCCTTCTCATCGTCGTCGGCGTGGCCATGGACACCGTGGCCCAGTTCGAAAGCTACCAGGTCATGCGCCGCTACGACGGCTTCCTGGAGAAGGGCCGCATCCGGGGTGGCCGGCTGGCACGCTCGGGAGCGAAGACGTCATGAAAATCCATATCCTTCTCGGGGCCCCTGGCAGCGGAAAGGGAACCCAGGCCAAGCGCCTGGTTCAAAAAAGGTCTTTGATACACCTGAGCACAGGTGATATTCTGAGAGATGCCGTCTCGAAAGGGACGGAGATTGGCCTTCGGGCCAAGGCCCTCATGGCCAGTGGCAAGCTTGTGGATGACGACACGGTTAACGGTCTTGTTTTCGCGCGGCTGCAGAACGAGAGCGGAGATGTGTTGTTTGATGGATATCCCCGGACCCTTCAACAGGCTGAATCCTTGGAGACTTTCCTCTCCTCCCAGGGAATCAGCCTCGGATTCGTGATCGACATCTTCGTCCCCGAGTCTGTCTTGGAAGCCCGCGTGGTGGATCGTATGGTGTGCAGCAACAACGATTGCGGCGCCATCTACCACCTCGTCACAAAGCGGCCCCACCAGGAAGGCGTCTGCGATGTGTGCCACAGTCCGCTGAAGCACCGCGCCGACGACTGTTCCGAAGCCTTCAGGAGCCGGATGGTCGAGTTCAACAAGACCTTCCAGCCTCTCCAGGCCCACTACAAGGGAAGGCCGAACTATCGCTCCGTCGACGGCAACCTCGCGCCGGACGCGATCCACGCCACCATCCTTGACCTTTTCCAGGAGCAAGCTTGAGCAAAGAAGAAGCCATTGAGCTCGAAGCCACAGTGGTGGAGTCCTTGCCCAATGCCGTGTTCCGGGTCGAGTTGGAAAACAAGCACCAGGTACTGGCCCACATCAGCGGCAAAATGCGGAAGAACTTCATCCGCATCCTCCCGGGCGACCGGGTCCTGGTGGAAGTCACGCCCTACGATCTCAGCCGTGGCCGGATCATCTACCGATTCAAGTAACCTCACACATTAATCCCTGGGGGAAACCCATGAAAGTCAGGCCCTCTATCAAGAAGCTGTGCGAGCACTGCAAGGTGGTCCGCCGCGAAGGCATCAACCGGATCATCTGCAAGAAGAATCCCAAGCACAAGCAGCGCCAAGGCTAAGGAGTCAACATGGCACGCATCGCAGGCATCGATCTGCCAATTGCCAAGCGCATCGAGATCGCGCTCACGTACATCTATGGCATCGGTCGCCCCAAGGCTCAGAGCATTCTGACCCGGGCCAAGGTGGACTTCAGCACCAAGGTGCGGGATCTCACCGAGGACGAGGTCGGGCGCATCCGTCGCGTCATCACGGCCGAAGAGACCGTGGAAGGCGATCTGCGCAAGAACATCGGACTGGACATCAAGCGCCTCATGGACATCGGTTGCTACCGGGGGCTCCGCCACCGGAAGGGGCTCCCCGTCCGTGGACAGCGCACTCACACCAACGCGCGCACCCGCAAGGGCAAGCGCAAGACCGTGGCCGGCAAGAAGAAGTAAAGGTTGAGGAACTGATATGGCAAAGACTCAGTCAAAGACCGCCGGCAAGAAGGTGGTCAAGAAAAAAGAAAAGAAGAACGTCCCCCACGGCGTGGCGCACATCCAGGCCTCGTTCAACAACACCATCATTTCCATCTCTGACCCCATGGGGAACATGCTCAGCTGGGCGTCCTCCGGCAACCAGAACTTCCGGGGCACCCGGAAGGGAACGCCCTTCGCCGCGCAGATCGCGGCGGGCGTCGCCGCCGAAGCCGCCAAGGAACAGGGCATCCGCAGTGTGGATGTCCGCGTGAAGGGACCCGGGGCTGGCCGCGAAAGCGCCATCCGCGCCCTGAACGCCGCCGGCATTTCCGTGACCAGCATCCGCGACGTCACCCCCATTCCCCACAATGGCTGCCGCCCCCCCAAGCGGCGCCGGGTTTAAGAGAGGAGGAGAACCATGGCTCGATATCAAGACGCCGTCTGCCGCCTCTGCCGTCGCGAGGGCATGAAGCTCTATCTCAAGGGTGAGCGCTGCTTCAAGGAGAAGTGCTCCTTCGAGACCCGCAAGGGCAAGATTCCCGGCCAGCACGGGGCCGCCAAGGCCAAGAAGCCCACCGGCTACGCCCTCCAGCTTCGCGAGAAGCAGAAGGTCAAGCGCATCTACGGCGTGCTGGAAAAGCAGTTCCGCCTCTATTTCGAACGTGCCGAATCCAAGAAGGGCGTGACGGGCCACAACCTGCTCTCCTTCCTGGAAAGCCGTCTCGACAACGTTGTCTTCCGGCTCGGGTTCGCCCCCAGCCGCGCCGCCGCTCGCCAGATGGTGATGCACGGCCACATCCTGGTCAATGGCAAGCGCTGCGATATTCCCAGCTACCAGACCAAGAGCGGCCAGAGCATCGAGATCTCGGTCAAGGCCCAGGCCAACGATTTCGTGAAGTCCTCCCTGGAAACCGCGGCTGGCCGCGGAATTCCCCAGTGGCTCACCCTCGACGCCGGCGCCTTCAAGGGCTCCGTCATCGCGGTTCCCAAGCGGGAAGATGTTCCTCTTGACATCAACGAGCAGCTGATCGTCGAACTCTACAGCAAGTAAGGGGACAGGAATGCTGAACATCAGCGATTTCCAGAGGCCGCGTTTCGCGGAGGTCAGTGCGAGCTCCAAGACGGGTTCGTACGGCGAGTTTGTCGCCTATCCCTTCGAACGCGGTTTCGCCACCACCTGCGGCCATTCCCTTCGCCGGGTGCTGCTCAGCAGCATCCAGGGCGCGGCCGTCACCAACGTACGGATCAAGGGCGTGCAGCACGAGTTCACGGCCATGCCCGGCGTGTGGGAGGACATCACCCACATCCTCCTGAACCTCAAGGAAATCCCTTTCAAGCTTCATTCCTCCCAGCCCCAGATCGTGACCATCAGCCACAAGGGCGAAGGCGTGGTGACCTCCGGGTCCATCCGCTGCAACCAGAACGTGGAAGTGATGAATCCCGACGTGCACATCGCCACCCTGGGCGAGGACGGGGAACTTGAGATGGAAATCCAGGTCTCCATGGGCCGGGGTTTCGTCACCGCCGACCGCAACCTGGACGAGAAGCTGGGCCTGGGGTTCATCCCCCTGGATTCCAACCACAGCCCCATCACCCGCGTGAACTACATCGTCGAGCCCGCCCGCGTGGGCCACAGCACGGACTACGAGAAGCTGACCCTCCAGGTGTGGACGAACGGCACGGTCGATCCCAAGGACGCCGTGAGCGATTCCGCCCTGATCCTCCGGGAGCACTTCCTCATCTTCGCCCGCCAGGACGAGGATGCCGTGGAAACCGAGCAGGGCGCCACGATCCTCACCACCGAGGGCGTGAACGGCATGCTGGGCAAGTCGGTCGAGGAACTGGAACTGTCCGTCAGGGCCAACAACTGCCTGCGCAACGCCAATATCACCACCATCGGTGAGCTGGTGCAGCGCACGGAAGCGGAACTGATGAAGACGAAGAACTTCGGCAAGAAGTCGCTCCAGGAGATCAAGGACGAGCTCGCTCGCATCGGCCTCTCCCTCGGCATGCGCATCGAACAAGAAGTCTAAGGAGCTTACCCATGCGTCACAATGTCACCGGCAAGCGCCTTGGCCGTACCACCAACCAGCGCAAAGCCCTCATGAAGGGTCTCGCCATCTCGATCATCGAGCATGAGCGCCTCCAGACCACCCTCGTGAAGGCCAAGGAACTCCGCAAGTTCGTGGAGCCCTTCATCACCCTGGGCCGCAAGGACACCGTCGCCAACCGTCGCCTCGCGATGGCCCGCCTGGGCAGCAAGAAGGCCGTGGAGAAGCTCTTCTCCGAGGAATTCTCCGCTCGCTTCGTCGGCCGTCCCGGCGGCTTCACCCGCATCCTCAAGACGGACCACCGCCTGGGCGATGCCGCGGACATGGCGATCATCGAGCTCGTGGATTACGTCCTGCCCGAGCCCAAGGAAGCCGAAGCCACCGCGGAATAAGCGAACGGCTGAAACGTCGAGAGCGCCCTTTCCGGGGCGCTCTTTGCGTTTTGGGGTCCGGACGGTTGGGCCCGTTCCGGCTGTCCCTGCCGGTGGCTGCTCGGTTGGTGGTGGCGGTCCCTGGGCATGGGGACGACCCACCGGGGTTCCGTCCGGAAGCGCCGACCCACCGGGAGCGCTCGCAGCAAGCATGCTGCGAGCGCTTTGCCGTATCCGGGCCAGGAATTGGGAAGGGGCTGGGTCCTG is a genomic window containing:
- the rpsK gene encoding 30S ribosomal protein S11 is translated as MAKTQSKTAGKKVVKKKEKKNVPHGVAHIQASFNNTIISISDPMGNMLSWASSGNQNFRGTRKGTPFAAQIAAGVAAEAAKEQGIRSVDVRVKGPGAGRESAIRALNAAGISVTSIRDVTPIPHNGCRPPKRRRV
- the rpsD gene encoding 30S ribosomal protein S4 codes for the protein MARYQDAVCRLCRREGMKLYLKGERCFKEKCSFETRKGKIPGQHGAAKAKKPTGYALQLREKQKVKRIYGVLEKQFRLYFERAESKKGVTGHNLLSFLESRLDNVVFRLGFAPSRAAARQMVMHGHILVNGKRCDIPSYQTKSGQSIEISVKAQANDFVKSSLETAAGRGIPQWLTLDAGAFKGSVIAVPKREDVPLDINEQLIVELYSK
- a CDS encoding DNA-directed RNA polymerase subunit alpha, which codes for MLNISDFQRPRFAEVSASSKTGSYGEFVAYPFERGFATTCGHSLRRVLLSSIQGAAVTNVRIKGVQHEFTAMPGVWEDITHILLNLKEIPFKLHSSQPQIVTISHKGEGVVTSGSIRCNQNVEVMNPDVHIATLGEDGELEMEIQVSMGRGFVTADRNLDEKLGLGFIPLDSNHSPITRVNYIVEPARVGHSTDYEKLTLQVWTNGTVDPKDAVSDSALILREHFLIFARQDEDAVETEQGATILTTEGVNGMLGKSVEELELSVRANNCLRNANITTIGELVQRTEAELMKTKNFGKKSLQEIKDELARIGLSLGMRIEQEV
- the rplQ gene encoding 50S ribosomal protein L17; protein product: MRHNVTGKRLGRTTNQRKALMKGLAISIIEHERLQTTLVKAKELRKFVEPFITLGRKDTVANRRLAMARLGSKKAVEKLFSEEFSARFVGRPGGFTRILKTDHRLGDAADMAIIELVDYVLPEPKEAEATAE